The Vicinamibacteria bacterium genome includes a region encoding these proteins:
- a CDS encoding co-chaperone GroES, translating to MKIKPIKDNIVVKRIDEEEEKKIGSIIVPDSAKEKPLTAEVIAVGSGKVLKDGKKVPLEVKVGDRVLVGKYSGSEIKLDGTEYLILREDEVLGVVE from the coding sequence ATGAAAATCAAACCTATCAAGGACAATATCGTCGTGAAGAGAATCGACGAGGAGGAAGAGAAGAAGATCGGATCGATCATCGTTCCCGATAGCGCCAAGGAAAAGCCGCTGACGGCCGAGGTCATCGCCGTCGGCTCCGGCAAAGTTTTGAAGGACGGAAAGAAAGTACCGCTCGAAGTCAAAGTCGGCGACAGAGTGCTCGTCGGAAAGTACTCGGGCTCGGAAATCAAACTCGATGGCACAGAGTACCTCATCCTCCGAGAGGACGAAGTACTCGGGGTCGTCGAATAA